The following DNA comes from Papaver somniferum cultivar HN1 chromosome 4, ASM357369v1, whole genome shotgun sequence.
CCCAAATAAAATCACATCTACAGAATTCTAGTCATTTTTTGATCCAATGGTTCTCCCTTATAGTTAGGGTTCATAGTAAATTTAATCCCACATGTTTACCTCATTTTTTGCCCTAATTACTAATCACTAAATCACTCAGAGGCTCTAATTAGTCTCTTATTTCcttccttaattttctctctcTTTAGAAACCAAAAACAACACGGTTTCTCTGGTATTCTTTGACTAAACACACacacactctctctctctctctcatcaatttcatcaaaattaatcacaaagattCAAGTTTTGATCAAAATTACTAATCACATTTGGGCATTTTCCAGAAGAAATCTCTAAAAAAGATTGATATTTTGggttttaatggagttttttgctCTCtgtaagagagaaagaagaagaagaagaatgaagaagaaatcatcattACAAACACTGAAATCGACAAAGATTGTTCATTTGTAATACCAAATGCCGTATCTGAGAAAACCCAGAGATTTAAATTGGAAGAAAAAGAGATCTAATCGAACAAAATCGATTTGTTCttcctcttctcctcctcctcctcctcgtcATTCTAATCATCTTCTTCCTGGATCTGATGGTGATCCTTGTAGGTATTCCCGAGGAATGTAATAAGAATAGTAGTAATAGGATTAGGGTTGATTTAGTTTCAttgaatagaagaagaagaagacgaggatGCAGGTTCATTTATCTCCTAGCATGAAAACTATAACAATCTCGACAAACAATCATAGTAATAACAATAATGGAGGTATTTTGGACTTGATGAAGATCAAAGTAGCAGCTCGTCACGTTTCTTATAGAACTCTATTTCATACTGTACTCATTTTAGCTTTTTTATTACCTTTCCTTTTCATTCTCACTGCTGTCGTCACCCTTGAAGGCGTCAATAACTGCTCCTCCCTCAGTAAGATCATTTCCTACCTTGCCTTTTCTCTCTTGTCATTTCGTGTGCATTACTTGTTTGAGCTTTTTCAAGGGGATTGATATTTGAATTCCAAGCTTAggcttttatgggtttgttgatATTCTTGATTATATAATTAATGGATCTGCTGCTGAGGCTTTTGTTAGTTTCCATTTATGAATCTAAATCTGAACTGATTGTGTTTGACAATGCGGGGCTTGAAACAGCATTCTTTTGGTGAATTGATTGGTGTAGTTTCTTTTTGTAAGTACAAGCATAATGTGAATTGGAGTTGCcagttttttgtttattttgcatTGTGAGATTAGGCATGGGATCAATGTATGTGAGGAAGTTGATGCCCCTAATACATGAAGCAGATAAAATGAAACACTTATCTATTAAACAAGATGCCAGGTTTGAGAAATGGTGTATTTGTTTTGAATCTTGTATGGTACTTCCTATGCGTTACGGTATCAATCAAATTGGAGAGCAACCCAAAACCAGTATGGCTTATGTGAATTTTTGAATGTTAAAATTATAACCAGATGGCGTCGCATGTTTTCCATTGTTATCTTGCCTATCTTGCCTATGCTGTGGTGATTTTGAGTTTCTTCCTTGTGTTGCTTTGCAAAGAAATACTATGTGATTATTTAGCTGATGAAACTAATACATGATTTCATTCGATGTTTTGTTATGCTCAGATTGTTTGGGAAGGCGATTGGGTCCTAGGCTTCTTGGTAGGGCAGACGATTCAGTGgtaaagttttgtacacattgtTTAACTGGTTCGACTGTTAGTTCATTATTAGCTGGAGTAGGAGATGTGAATGTTAATGTTAGAACTGTTAATTCTGTTACCTGAACTCATATTGTTGTTATTGTTCTCAGAAGCTGGTTAAAGATCTATACAAGATTCTCAACCAAGTTAATTTAGATAAAATCCCAGATGACCTCAAGTTGCCAAAGTCATTTAGTGCTCTTGTTTCTGAAATGAAGAACAGCCAATACGATGCCAAGACGTTTGCTACCAAATTAAGGGCAATGGTATGTTTCTAAGATCCTTATAATAGCCTTTTAAGTTCTGTAACATTTGAGGGTATCCGATTTGTATGTAGAGGTCCTTCTGGAAATGCCCATTGTAAACTCATAACTGCTTTCTGCTTGTACTGATGCAGATGGAGAAATCGGATATTGAGGTCAGGGCATCCAAATTTGCGGAGCTAATGAATAAGCATTTTGCAGCGAGTGCTATTCCAAAAGGCCTACACTGTCTCTCTTTGCGCTTGACCGATGAATACTCCTCAAATGCCCACGCCCGCAAGCAGCTGCCATCTCCAGAGTTGCTTCCTTTGCTCTATGACAACTCCTTCTACCACTTTGTTCTATCTACCGATAATATCTTGGCAGCTTCTGTTGTGGTTACTTCCATGGTTCAGTCGTTTCTCAGGCCAGACAAAATAATCTTTCATGTCATCACTGACAAGAAAACATATGCTGGGATGCATTCATGGTTTGCATTGAACCCCCTCTCTCCTGCCATTGTCGAAGTGAAAGGTGTTCACCAATTTGATTGGTTAACAAGAGAAAATGTACCTGTTCTTGAAGCTGTGGAGAATCAACATGGCATCAGAAATTATTACCATGGAAATCATGTTGTTGGAGCTAATCTCAGTGAGACGACGCCGCGG
Coding sequences within:
- the LOC113275847 gene encoding probable galacturonosyltransferase 14, producing the protein MQVHLSPSMKTITISTNNHSNNNNGGILDLMKIKVAARHVSYRTLFHTVLILAFLLPFLFILTAVVTLEGVNNCSSLNCLGRRLGPRLLGRADDSVKLVKDLYKILNQVNLDKIPDDLKLPKSFSALVSEMKNSQYDAKTFATKLRAMMEKSDIEVRASKFAELMNKHFAASAIPKGLHCLSLRLTDEYSSNAHARKQLPSPELLPLLYDNSFYHFVLSTDNILAASVVVTSMVQSFLRPDKIIFHVITDKKTYAGMHSWFALNPLSPAIVEVKGVHQFDWLTRENVPVLEAVENQHGIRNYYHGNHVVGANLSETTPRNFASKLQARSPKYISLLNHLRIYLPELFPHLDKVVFLDDDVVVQRDLSPLWNIDLGGKVNGAVQTCEGDDEWVMSKRFKNYFNFSHPLIAENLNPDDCAWAYGMNVFDLQAWRKTNIRETYHSWLKENLRSNLRLWKLGTLPPALIAFRDQVQPIDPTWHMLGLGYQSKTNIESVKKAAVIHYNGQCKPWIEIGFEHLRPFWTRYVNYSNDFVRNCHILE